In Caretta caretta isolate rCarCar2 chromosome 20, rCarCar1.hap1, whole genome shotgun sequence, a single window of DNA contains:
- the SYCE2 gene encoding synaptonemal complex central element protein 2, translated as MSNQECESPEPEEEQAKPDSPFFDDIERRELHSEILSRKESPSTSLLCPTADVPVAALDGKSSNYFAALDSNIENLQKRTQQLIEKINENRKKDHTVMSNFRESLLLKVSSLAEKLEEMMFLIYDRHNKQMQDKLQELSEIMERISQIQTELRQVCHTVEAAYKDLCVQPEV; from the exons ATGTCTAATCAGGAATGTGAAAGTCCAGAGCCAGAAGAGGAGCAGGCTAAACCGGACAGCCCGTTCTTTGATGATATAGAAAGACGTGAATTACATAGTGAGATCCTGTCCAG GAAGGAATCGCCCAGCacatctctgctctgccccactgcAGATGTGCCTGTAGCAGCATTGGATGGCAAGTCATCCAATTATTTCGCAGCCCTGGATTCAAACATTGAAAATCTGCAGAAAAGAACGCAGCAGCTGATTGAGAAGATCAACGAGAACCGGAAGAAAGACCACACTGTCATGAGCAATTTCAGGGAGAGCCTCCTGCTGAAG GTTTCGAGTTTGGCAGAGAAGCTGGAGGAAATGATGTTTCTCATTTACGATCGCCATAACAAGCAAATGCAGGATAAGCTCCAAGAGCTCTCGGAGATAATGGAGAGGATCAGCCAGATCCAAACGGAGCTCAGACAAGTCTGCCACACTGTGGAGGCAGCTTATAAAGACTTGTGCGTGCAGCCAGAGGTGTga